A genomic window from Vampirovibrio chlorellavorus includes:
- the feoB gene encoding ferrous iron transport protein B → MNMAALPEPSGLVLGSSLATENTPKTVVLAGNPNVGKSLFFNAFTGLYVNVSNFPGTTIDVPKGQMDDNTRLMDTPGVYGLSAMSEEERVAEDAILGADIIINVVSAISLERDLFLTQQIIDYGKPLIVAVNQMDEAASRNLSVDLARLEKLLGVPVLPTVAVQQEGLSAVRQAVTSARLGLATPGAPEPKEIKSLEANLAHRMKIYGLRRQYVNALAAQVVTDSTRPGSVRQLLSQRVGQALLNPWVAFAVMLVVLYALYQVIGIWVAGDLVTLTEGKFMLGEDAGMWPGLVPMLQGLIARVFPEGSFLYTVFGGEFGVLTMSIRYIFGVLFPLVLGFYIYISILEDCGYLPRVAVISDGLLNKIGLNGRAVIPLILGLGCVTMATVSTRVLTSNRERTIASTILAITIPCSAQLGVLIALMAKAGGVKAWGVYIAVLFAVLIGLGTILNKVLPGRSTSLILDLPPMRIPNFKNIARKTWVRTMVFIKEAAPLFVLGSLLVAVLQATQMLQLLELTLGPVIKAVLHLPYETAQVFIMGLVRRDFGAAGLYLMADRITQAQLLTCLMVITLFVPCFASATVIWKERGIKEGLTVLAGSWIIAFGVGAVIARLLELFPVLG, encoded by the coding sequence ATGAACATGGCCGCCCTCCCGGAGCCCAGCGGACTGGTGCTGGGAAGCTCATTAGCCACGGAAAACACCCCGAAGACCGTGGTGCTGGCCGGTAACCCCAACGTGGGCAAGTCCCTGTTTTTTAACGCCTTTACGGGCTTGTACGTGAATGTGTCCAACTTCCCCGGGACAACCATTGATGTGCCCAAGGGGCAGATGGATGACAATACCCGGCTGATGGATACGCCCGGTGTGTATGGTCTTTCCGCCATGAGTGAAGAGGAGCGGGTGGCCGAGGACGCCATTTTGGGCGCCGATATCATTATCAACGTGGTCAGCGCCATTAGTTTGGAACGAGATTTATTTTTAACCCAGCAAATCATTGACTACGGTAAACCCCTGATTGTGGCCGTAAACCAGATGGATGAGGCGGCTTCCCGGAATCTCTCCGTGGACTTGGCCCGCCTGGAAAAACTGCTGGGCGTGCCGGTGCTGCCAACAGTGGCCGTGCAACAGGAGGGGTTATCGGCAGTGAGGCAGGCCGTGACCTCGGCCCGTTTGGGTCTTGCCACCCCGGGTGCCCCGGAGCCCAAAGAGATCAAGAGTCTGGAGGCCAATCTGGCCCATCGCATGAAAATTTATGGGCTGCGCCGTCAGTATGTGAATGCTTTGGCCGCTCAGGTGGTGACCGATAGCACCCGCCCCGGCTCGGTGCGACAATTGCTCTCTCAGCGGGTAGGGCAGGCTTTGCTCAATCCTTGGGTGGCTTTTGCGGTGATGTTGGTGGTGTTGTACGCCTTGTATCAGGTCATTGGGATCTGGGTGGCCGGAGATCTGGTTACCTTGACCGAAGGCAAGTTCATGCTGGGGGAAGACGCCGGGATGTGGCCGGGTCTGGTGCCCATGCTGCAAGGCCTGATTGCCCGGGTTTTTCCGGAAGGCAGCTTTCTGTACACCGTCTTTGGCGGAGAGTTCGGGGTGCTGACCATGAGCATCCGCTATATTTTCGGGGTGCTGTTTCCGCTGGTCTTGGGCTTCTACATTTATATTTCCATTCTGGAAGACTGCGGTTATTTGCCCCGTGTGGCCGTCATTTCCGATGGCTTGTTGAATAAAATTGGCCTGAACGGGCGGGCGGTCATTCCCCTCATTCTGGGGCTGGGCTGCGTGACCATGGCCACCGTGTCCACCCGGGTGCTGACCTCCAATCGGGAGCGCACCATTGCCTCCACCATTCTGGCCATCACCATTCCCTGTTCGGCTCAGTTGGGGGTGTTAATCGCGCTGATGGCCAAGGCCGGTGGCGTCAAAGCCTGGGGTGTCTACATTGCCGTGTTGTTCGCTGTCCTTATTGGACTGGGGACGATTCTCAACAAAGTATTGCCGGGGCGTTCCACCAGCCTGATTCTCGATTTACCGCCCATGCGCATCCCGAATTTCAAAAACATCGCCCGTAAAACCTGGGTGCGCACCATGGTCTTTATCAAGGAAGCCGCGCCCTTGTTCGTGTTGGGCTCTCTGTTGGTGGCGGTGTTACAGGCCACTCAAATGCTCCAGCTTCTGGAACTAACTTTGGGCCCGGTGATTAAAGCGGTCTTGCACCTGCCCTACGAAACCGCTCAGGTGTTTATCATGGGTCTGGTGCGTCGGGATTTTGGCGCGGCTGGCCTGTATTTAATGGCCGATCGCATTACTCAGGCCCAGTTGCTGACCTGCCTGATGGTGATTACCCTGTTTGTGCCCTGCTTTGCTTCGGCCACCGTGATTTGGAAAGAGCGGGGCATCAAGGAGGGCCTGACCGTTCTGGCCGGTTCCTGGATCATCGCCTTCGGGGTGGGGGCCGTTATTGCCCGCCTGCTGGAGCTGTTCCCGGTTTTAGGCTAG
- a CDS encoding septal ring lytic transglycosylase RlpA family protein, with protein MINKKLAALLASAVMLGQAGLMSGVFAQTQATNTTSNSQESLQLASVISHPDFNVSADQAPQGQPSDTTDVFTIGNGPGTLPTVIQVLPQDDSTTSLFLNGTEILRFQGEVAGLDSYTRVKTIASRLNQLLENNPQTAQSIRPALVNNLPVIQADNQTLVTVDAQTAKATQESPLKLALLYSNRLRQALGQTALDDKVLESLAENMSNYKGTGKVQTGMASWYGPYFHGRRSADGSRFNQFALTAAHRTLPFGTIVRVINQRTRKSCYVKITDRGPFAHGRIIDLSRGAAKKIDMLGSGVARVSVEVVQKRG; from the coding sequence ATGATTAACAAAAAACTGGCGGCACTGCTGGCATCAGCGGTAATGCTGGGACAAGCCGGTTTGATGAGCGGCGTATTCGCCCAAACCCAGGCCACAAACACCACCTCCAACTCGCAAGAAAGCCTACAGTTAGCATCCGTTATCAGCCATCCCGATTTCAATGTAAGCGCGGATCAAGCCCCTCAGGGACAGCCTTCAGACACCACCGACGTCTTTACCATCGGCAACGGGCCCGGCACTTTGCCGACCGTCATTCAGGTGTTACCTCAGGATGACAGCACCACCAGCCTGTTTTTGAATGGCACCGAAATTCTGCGTTTTCAGGGCGAAGTAGCCGGTCTGGATTCGTACACCAGGGTCAAAACCATTGCCAGCCGACTAAACCAGCTGCTGGAAAACAATCCACAAACAGCCCAAAGCATCCGTCCCGCTCTGGTCAACAACTTGCCGGTCATTCAGGCCGACAATCAGACCCTGGTTACCGTGGACGCCCAAACGGCCAAAGCCACCCAGGAATCCCCGCTCAAACTGGCCCTGCTGTACAGCAACCGCTTGCGTCAGGCCTTGGGTCAAACGGCGCTGGATGACAAGGTTCTGGAAAGTCTGGCAGAGAACATGTCCAACTACAAAGGCACCGGTAAGGTACAAACCGGGATGGCCTCCTGGTACGGCCCCTACTTCCACGGCCGCCGTTCCGCGGATGGCAGCCGCTTCAACCAGTTCGCCCTGACCGCTGCCCACCGCACCCTGCCCTTCGGCACCATCGTGCGGGTCATCAACCAGCGTACCCGTAAAAGTTGCTACGTGAAAATCACCGATCGGGGCCCCTTTGCCCACGGACGCATTATCGATTTGTCTCGTGGCGCCGCCAAGAAAATCGACATGCTGGGTTCCGGCGTGGCCCGGGTGTCCGTTGAAGTCGTGCAGAAGCGCGGTTAA
- a CDS encoding valine--tRNA ligase, which produces MTSSSLPKAFEPKDVESRTYQFWESHQLFKPEANTQPQGRFSLVIPPPNVTGVLHMGHALDSTIQDILIRWHRMLNHKTLWMPGMDHAGIATQNVVERNLREQGGQTKEEMGREAFVNHVWEWANARKSDIANQFKRLGVSPDWERQRFTLDEGLTQAVRHAFVHLYEKGLIYQGTYIVNWCPRCVSAISDIETDYEDESSFLWEIAYPLADGRPVSEAGHPHLVVATTRPETMYGDMAVAVNPKDPRYSQYIGQKVRIPLTSREIPVIADDYVDVSFGTGALKITPAHDPNDFKIAQQHGLEPLWVIDERGRMKAEDFMPEDIRGLERFDARKRTEALLEQQGFLVAKKEHSHRVGHCQRCSTTIEPLLSKQWFVKTQPLAERCLRSLEAGEIRFIPERWTKDYVRWLTDIQDWCISRQLWWGHQIPAWHCGQCRGVTVALETPAQCSACGSAEITQDTDVLDTWFSSGLWPFSTMGWPNTQAEDYKNFYPTDVLVTGFDIIFFWVARMTMFGLELTDQSPFHTVYIHGLIRDEKGQKMSKSKGNTVDPVEVIDEIGCDGFRFGLTSLITYGGQDIKLNKEKLEQGKLFGNKLWNASRFVLMNIGGEDAQGVDDQPIDLSALSLMDRWVLSRYNTAVREANRLLKEFKFGELADTLYEFIWNGFCDWYVEYAKKQMQDPALRANTQRVLLHVLSGILRLMHPIMPYITEEIFQKLPHRKELSVSIAPYPQADESLIDEGISQRIDYLLEVVRSLRNIRQQYTVPHQQAVKAHVVTTEPMEKEAIESGLAILNHFIRLEQFEVRDVVDARQEHVAVNVVGHSRIVVSLEGLIDIGQELDRVRKKMDALIKEKDQLDKMMMNFEFLERAPLAVVEKNKARLQEVNKQVKALEEQLSSLSS; this is translated from the coding sequence ATGACCTCTTCATCCTTACCCAAGGCCTTTGAGCCCAAAGACGTTGAATCCCGGACGTATCAGTTTTGGGAGTCTCACCAGTTGTTTAAGCCGGAGGCCAACACCCAACCACAGGGCAGGTTCAGTCTGGTGATTCCGCCGCCCAACGTGACCGGGGTGCTGCACATGGGGCATGCTCTGGATTCCACCATTCAGGACATCCTGATTCGCTGGCACCGCATGCTGAACCACAAAACCCTGTGGATGCCGGGCATGGATCACGCCGGGATTGCCACCCAAAATGTGGTGGAGCGCAACCTGCGGGAGCAAGGGGGGCAAACCAAGGAGGAAATGGGCCGGGAAGCCTTTGTAAACCACGTATGGGAATGGGCCAACGCCCGGAAGTCCGATATCGCCAACCAGTTCAAGCGGCTGGGTGTTTCCCCGGACTGGGAGCGGCAGCGCTTTACCCTGGATGAAGGCCTCACTCAGGCCGTGCGTCACGCCTTTGTGCATTTATATGAAAAGGGGCTGATCTATCAGGGCACTTATATCGTGAACTGGTGTCCCCGCTGCGTGTCGGCCATTTCCGATATTGAAACCGATTATGAGGATGAAAGCAGCTTTCTGTGGGAAATCGCCTACCCCTTAGCCGATGGACGTCCGGTGAGTGAGGCGGGGCATCCGCACCTGGTGGTGGCCACCACCCGCCCGGAAACCATGTATGGCGATATGGCCGTGGCCGTGAATCCGAAAGATCCCCGTTACAGTCAGTACATTGGCCAAAAAGTGCGCATCCCGCTGACTAGCCGGGAAATCCCGGTGATTGCCGATGACTACGTGGATGTCAGTTTTGGCACCGGGGCCCTGAAGATTACCCCGGCCCATGACCCCAATGACTTTAAAATCGCCCAGCAACACGGGCTGGAGCCTTTGTGGGTCATCGACGAGCGGGGCCGCATGAAGGCCGAGGACTTTATGCCCGAAGACATCCGGGGGCTGGAACGCTTCGATGCCCGCAAGCGCACCGAAGCCCTGCTGGAGCAGCAAGGCTTTTTAGTGGCTAAAAAAGAGCATAGCCACAGGGTGGGGCACTGCCAACGGTGCAGCACCACCATTGAGCCGTTACTGTCCAAGCAGTGGTTTGTGAAAACCCAACCCTTGGCTGAACGCTGCCTGCGCTCGCTGGAGGCGGGGGAAATCCGCTTTATCCCGGAGCGCTGGACCAAGGACTACGTGCGCTGGCTGACTGATATTCAGGACTGGTGCATTTCCCGCCAACTGTGGTGGGGACATCAAATTCCGGCTTGGCACTGTGGCCAGTGTCGGGGCGTCACCGTGGCTCTGGAAACCCCGGCGCAATGTAGCGCCTGCGGTTCTGCGGAAATTACCCAGGACACCGATGTGCTGGATACCTGGTTCTCCTCTGGCCTGTGGCCCTTTTCCACCATGGGCTGGCCCAATACGCAGGCAGAAGACTATAAAAACTTCTACCCCACCGATGTGTTGGTGACCGGCTTTGACATTATCTTCTTCTGGGTGGCCCGGATGACCATGTTCGGGCTGGAGCTGACCGATCAGTCGCCCTTCCACACCGTGTATATTCACGGCCTGATTCGGGATGAAAAAGGCCAGAAGATGAGCAAGTCCAAGGGTAATACCGTGGACCCGGTGGAAGTGATTGATGAGATCGGTTGCGACGGCTTCCGCTTTGGTCTGACTTCACTCATTACTTATGGTGGACAGGACATTAAGCTGAACAAGGAAAAGCTGGAGCAGGGCAAGCTGTTTGGCAACAAGCTGTGGAACGCTTCTCGCTTTGTGTTGATGAATATAGGTGGGGAGGATGCCCAGGGGGTAGATGATCAGCCCATTGATTTGAGTGCCCTGTCCCTGATGGATCGGTGGGTGCTGAGTCGCTACAACACCGCCGTGCGGGAGGCCAACCGCTTATTGAAAGAATTCAAGTTCGGGGAGCTGGCCGATACGCTGTATGAGTTCATCTGGAACGGCTTTTGCGACTGGTACGTGGAGTACGCCAAAAAGCAGATGCAGGATCCCGCCCTGCGGGCCAACACCCAGCGTGTGCTGTTGCACGTGCTGAGTGGCATTTTGCGCCTGATGCACCCCATTATGCCCTATATCACCGAGGAAATTTTCCAGAAGCTGCCCCACCGCAAGGAATTGTCGGTCTCCATCGCCCCTTACCCGCAAGCCGATGAGTCCCTGATTGATGAGGGCATCAGTCAGCGCATTGATTACCTGTTGGAAGTGGTGCGTTCCCTGCGGAATATTCGTCAGCAGTACACCGTACCCCATCAGCAAGCGGTGAAGGCCCATGTGGTAACCACCGAGCCCATGGAAAAAGAGGCCATCGAAAGCGGGCTGGCCATTCTGAACCATTTTATTCGCCTGGAGCAATTTGAAGTGCGCGACGTGGTGGATGCCCGGCAAGAGCATGTGGCTGTGAATGTGGTAGGCCACAGTCGCATTGTGGTCTCTCTGGAAGGGCTGATTGATATTGGTCAGGAGCTGGATCGGGTGCGTAAGAAGATGGACGCCCTGATCAAGGAAAAAGATCAGCTGGATAAAATGATGATGAACTTTGAGTTTCTGGAGCGGGCCCCTCTGGCCGTGGTGGAAAAGAACAAAGCCCGTTTACAGGAAGTGAATAAGCAGGTGAAAGCCCTGGAAGAGCAGCTGTCCAGTCTGAGCAGCTAA
- a CDS encoding cation diffusion facilitator family transporter: protein MSNDCHHGRQHIRHHHHHIGVAEGLSVQHVKKLQAVMVLSVLYLLLQAAGGFYSGSLALWADAGHKLADIGAIALALAASWFANLSSSPQKTFGFYRLEILAAFVNAAGLMVVSLLIFAEALQRLLHPGEGHVHGHIMVGVAGLGFLINVISALVLYPSRSYNLNVKGALLHVMTDIANSVGEMLAAGVILWFGWLWADALIGIAISLMVLVNAGRVLREALNILMEAAPPRLSVPHIHDFILRHPGVQDVHDLHVWTVTTGKEALLAHVQVDEAHFHDETAKALEHELREAFDLCHITVQLEPPGFEEALLPF from the coding sequence ATGTCAAATGATTGTCATCATGGTAGACAACATATACGTCACCATCACCACCATATTGGAGTGGCGGAAGGGCTATCGGTTCAACACGTTAAAAAGCTGCAGGCTGTTATGGTTTTATCGGTTCTGTATCTGCTTTTGCAGGCTGCGGGCGGATTTTATTCTGGCAGTTTAGCCCTTTGGGCCGATGCTGGGCATAAACTGGCGGATATTGGGGCAATTGCTCTGGCCTTGGCGGCCTCCTGGTTTGCCAATCTGTCCTCATCCCCTCAAAAAACCTTTGGATTTTATCGTTTGGAGATTTTGGCGGCCTTTGTGAATGCCGCTGGCTTGATGGTCGTCTCTTTGCTGATTTTCGCCGAGGCGTTGCAGCGGCTTCTTCACCCGGGGGAAGGGCATGTTCACGGCCATATCATGGTGGGGGTGGCTGGGCTCGGTTTCCTCATTAATGTGATTTCCGCCCTCGTTCTTTATCCTTCCCGCTCCTATAATTTGAACGTGAAAGGGGCCTTGTTGCATGTGATGACCGACATCGCCAATTCCGTGGGGGAAATGCTGGCCGCTGGGGTCATTCTCTGGTTTGGCTGGCTTTGGGCCGATGCCCTGATTGGCATTGCCATTTCGCTGATGGTGCTGGTCAACGCAGGCCGGGTGTTGAGAGAGGCCTTGAACATATTGATGGAGGCTGCCCCACCTCGCTTGAGCGTTCCTCATATTCATGACTTCATCCTGCGGCATCCCGGTGTACAGGATGTGCATGATTTGCACGTGTGGACTGTGACCACCGGAAAAGAGGCCCTGCTGGCTCATGTACAGGTTGATGAGGCCCACTTTCATGATGAAACGGCAAAGGCCCTGGAGCATGAACTCCGGGAGGCCTTTGACTTATGTCATATTACGGTGCAGCTGGAGCCGCCCGGTTTTGAGGAAGCGCTCCTGCCATTCTAG
- the purS gene encoding phosphoribosylformylglycinamidine synthase subunit PurS encodes MSVSTDILAEGKTKILQAAALPEMLSVTFKDAATAFNGKKYQEIPGKGALNASISALLFQLLQSHGVPTCFVQKGSHPGELIYRRLTMIPLEVVVRNYAYGSIVKRFALEEGTPFHKPLVEFFHKTADDPQITEDLILEFQLVPTEGVLQTIRQLALQINEIFVPYFEACGIRCADFKLEFGLTKEGQVVLGDELSPDNFRLRDMQTGAVLDKDVFRLDLADLRETYQGLLTRLEAPSQTLQAVPRTYTAEVYVHSRKNILNPESKAILEALQARGYSSLQALSAGKRFTLKVEAPSLIVAEQTLRQLAETVLSNPVIEDYELIFKN; translated from the coding sequence ATGAGCGTCTCAACCGATATTCTGGCCGAGGGTAAAACCAAGATCCTGCAGGCGGCAGCCTTGCCTGAGATGTTGTCGGTGACTTTCAAGGACGCCGCCACGGCTTTCAATGGCAAAAAATACCAGGAGATTCCGGGCAAAGGGGCGCTGAACGCCAGTATTTCCGCCTTGCTATTTCAGTTGCTACAATCCCACGGCGTGCCCACCTGCTTTGTGCAAAAGGGCAGCCATCCCGGCGAACTGATTTATCGTCGCCTGACCATGATTCCGCTGGAAGTGGTGGTTCGTAATTACGCTTATGGAAGCATCGTCAAACGCTTTGCCCTGGAGGAGGGAACGCCTTTCCATAAGCCGCTGGTGGAGTTTTTTCATAAAACGGCTGATGACCCGCAAATCACGGAAGATTTAATTCTGGAATTCCAGTTAGTGCCCACGGAAGGGGTGTTGCAAACCATTCGGCAACTGGCTCTGCAAATCAATGAAATTTTTGTACCTTACTTTGAGGCTTGCGGCATTCGCTGCGCCGATTTCAAGCTGGAGTTTGGCCTGACCAAAGAGGGGCAGGTGGTGCTGGGCGATGAACTCAGCCCGGATAATTTCCGCCTGCGGGATATGCAGACCGGAGCGGTGCTGGATAAAGACGTGTTCCGGCTGGATTTGGCCGATTTGCGGGAAACCTATCAAGGGCTATTGACCCGTCTGGAAGCGCCTTCCCAAACGCTACAGGCTGTACCCCGGACCTATACGGCGGAAGTGTATGTCCACAGCCGCAAGAATATTCTGAATCCGGAGAGCAAGGCCATTCTGGAAGCCCTGCAGGCTCGTGGCTATAGTAGTTTGCAAGCGCTGTCCGCCGGGAAGCGCTTTACGCTCAAAGTGGAAGCCCCCAGCCTGATCGTCGCCGAACAAACGCTGCGACAGCTGGCGGAGACCGTGCTGAGTAACCCGGTGATCGAAGATTACGAACTGATTTTCAAGAATTGA
- a CDS encoding LysM peptidoglycan-binding domain-containing protein, whose translation MMVPKDFGQDFGDNQDMPSDTQEKIPGVYVRADNELPQELDMLWSNARPFHKEERNPLVAFLAGLVVGGILTSAVFLLLVMRPQVQTGATDLLAPANEELLQGKPESGTEASPAPAKPGTVTERTVSGKNTTYTVVSGDTLGKIAEKVYGSSAPEYVDKIQRANNMSSPDKLQLDQKLVIPPKGY comes from the coding sequence ATGATGGTGCCCAAAGATTTTGGCCAAGACTTCGGAGACAATCAGGACATGCCTTCTGACACTCAGGAAAAAATACCGGGCGTATACGTTCGGGCGGATAACGAATTGCCTCAGGAACTGGACATGTTGTGGTCCAACGCCCGCCCTTTCCACAAGGAAGAGCGTAACCCACTGGTGGCATTTCTGGCAGGGTTGGTTGTCGGTGGTATCCTGACCAGCGCCGTTTTCCTGCTGCTGGTTATGCGCCCCCAGGTACAAACGGGCGCCACGGACTTACTGGCTCCCGCCAATGAAGAACTACTACAGGGCAAACCGGAGAGTGGCACAGAAGCCAGCCCCGCCCCAGCCAAGCCGGGCACCGTGACCGAACGAACAGTGAGCGGTAAAAACACCACTTACACCGTGGTCAGCGGCGATACGCTGGGCAAAATCGCTGAAAAAGTCTATGGCTCCAGCGCCCCGGAGTATGTGGATAAAATCCAGCGTGCCAACAATATGAGCAGTCCTGACAAGCTGCAACTGGATCAAAAGCTGGTCATTCCGCCCAAGGGGTACTAA
- the purQ gene encoding phosphoribosylformylglycinamidine synthase subunit PurQ: protein MKFGVVVFPGSNCEKDMADAVRLYLKQDVTFLWHDATDLAGVDVVLLPGGFSYGDYLRSGALARYSPVMESVKAFADKGGPVLGVCNGFQVLTEAHLLPGALMRNQSLKFQCEQVDVLVESTRTPFTSQYQAGQRLRLPIAHADGNFVADPDVLQRLEANQQVVLRYTSDVNGSVSRIAGVCNEKGNVVGMMPHPERNLWPTASAQGGNWNGDGQGVFDSVLQWGLGLLKV from the coding sequence ATGAAATTTGGCGTTGTTGTATTTCCCGGCTCCAACTGCGAAAAGGACATGGCCGATGCCGTGCGGTTGTATTTAAAGCAGGATGTGACGTTTTTGTGGCACGACGCCACCGATCTGGCGGGGGTTGACGTGGTGCTATTGCCCGGTGGCTTCAGCTACGGCGATTATCTGCGCTCTGGAGCCCTGGCTCGCTACTCGCCGGTCATGGAAAGCGTGAAGGCCTTTGCCGATAAAGGCGGCCCGGTGCTGGGTGTGTGCAATGGCTTTCAGGTGCTTACGGAAGCCCACTTGCTGCCGGGCGCCCTGATGCGGAATCAATCGCTGAAGTTCCAGTGCGAACAGGTAGACGTACTGGTGGAAAGCACCCGTACCCCCTTTACCAGTCAGTATCAGGCCGGACAGCGGTTACGCTTGCCCATTGCCCACGCCGATGGCAACTTTGTGGCCGACCCGGATGTGTTGCAGCGACTGGAAGCGAATCAGCAAGTGGTCTTGCGCTATACCAGCGATGTGAACGGCTCGGTGAGCCGGATTGCCGGGGTGTGCAACGAGAAAGGCAATGTGGTGGGCATGATGCCCCACCCGGAGCGTAACTTGTGGCCCACCGCTTCCGCTCAAGGGGGGAACTGGAACGGGGATGGCCAGGGCGTCTTTGATTCCGTGCTACAGTGGGGCCTTGGCCTGCTGAAAGTCTAG
- a CDS encoding FeoA family protein — MASADTLEKATVGETLYIKAILDDETATVAMRLGIAEGETIQLASKVPGGPVVIRRGGMEIALGRELCRGIEVQRLEGSTR, encoded by the coding sequence ATGGCATCTGCTGATACCCTTGAAAAAGCCACCGTGGGTGAAACGCTCTATATTAAAGCCATTCTGGATGATGAAACGGCCACTGTGGCTATGCGGCTTGGCATTGCCGAAGGGGAGACCATTCAGTTGGCCTCCAAAGTCCCGGGTGGCCCCGTGGTCATTCGCCGGGGGGGCATGGAAATTGCCTTGGGGCGTGAATTGTGTCGAGGGATTGAAGTGCAACGTCTGGAGGGAAGTACCCGATGA
- the gltX gene encoding glutamate--tRNA ligase, with translation MSSPIRVRIAPSPTGFLHVGTARTALFNFLYAKGHGGQFILRIEDTDRERSQDIYTQNIYDSLKALGLQWDEGPDVGGPYAPYAQSERTAIYQEWAEKLLASGQAYHCYLTQAELDAEKAAAQAEKRAYIYSGACRDAKVREELAAKPDEHGNPRKPSIRFRIPDERGTLSFQDAVRGEVSFDTQLLGDFVIMKSDGTPSYNFAVVVDDMLMKISHVIRGEDHISNTPRQIMIYEAFKVAPPQFAHVGMILAPDRTKLSKRHGAVAVSDYIKDGYLPEAFCNFLTLLGWSPPDGEEIGTMSHFAQQFELARITHSPAIFEKDKLNFINGKRIRTMPLPELLAVARPYLHQFDLGQYSEDKLFAILDAVREPITVLSELPEAVNYFFGRTVILDAQLVGEVLTGPEPAQILADFKNDFLATANFESPDTLAEAIKGFTNRMKPIKTKTVMWAIRAAITGRTHGADLSKTLYILGKEVVTHRLETALTLTTGSPA, from the coding sequence ATGTCCTCCCCCATCCGAGTTCGCATTGCCCCTAGCCCCACCGGCTTTTTGCACGTTGGCACCGCGCGTACCGCCCTTTTTAACTTCTTATACGCCAAAGGGCACGGCGGTCAATTCATCTTGCGGATTGAGGACACGGACCGGGAGCGCTCTCAGGATATTTACACCCAGAATATTTACGACAGCCTGAAGGCCTTGGGCCTGCAATGGGATGAAGGCCCGGATGTTGGCGGCCCCTACGCCCCCTATGCCCAATCGGAGCGCACCGCCATTTACCAGGAGTGGGCCGAAAAACTGCTAGCCAGTGGACAAGCCTACCACTGCTACCTGACCCAGGCGGAACTGGACGCTGAAAAAGCAGCCGCCCAGGCGGAAAAACGGGCCTACATTTACAGTGGCGCTTGCCGAGACGCCAAAGTCCGTGAAGAACTGGCCGCCAAGCCTGACGAGCATGGCAATCCCCGCAAGCCCTCCATTCGCTTCCGCATTCCCGATGAACGAGGCACCCTGAGCTTTCAGGACGCCGTTCGTGGCGAGGTTTCCTTTGATACCCAGTTGCTGGGCGATTTTGTGATCATGAAGTCCGACGGCACCCCCAGCTATAACTTTGCCGTGGTGGTGGATGATATGCTGATGAAGATCTCCCACGTCATCCGGGGGGAAGATCACATTTCCAACACTCCTCGGCAAATTATGATTTACGAAGCCTTTAAGGTGGCCCCGCCCCAATTCGCCCACGTGGGTATGATTCTGGCCCCCGATCGCACCAAGCTCTCCAAGCGCCATGGGGCCGTGGCCGTTTCCGACTACATCAAGGACGGCTATCTGCCGGAGGCCTTTTGCAACTTCCTGACCCTGCTGGGCTGGTCCCCGCCGGATGGAGAAGAAATTGGCACCATGTCCCACTTCGCCCAACAGTTTGAACTGGCGCGCATTACGCATAGCCCAGCCATTTTCGAGAAAGACAAACTCAACTTTATCAACGGCAAACGGATTCGCACCATGCCCTTGCCGGAATTACTGGCTGTGGCCCGGCCCTACCTGCACCAGTTTGATCTGGGTCAGTACAGCGAAGACAAGCTGTTCGCAATTCTGGATGCCGTCCGGGAGCCCATTACGGTTCTCAGCGAGTTACCGGAAGCCGTGAACTACTTCTTTGGCCGCACTGTCATTCTGGATGCCCAGCTGGTGGGCGAGGTACTGACCGGGCCGGAACCCGCCCAGATTCTGGCGGATTTCAAAAACGATTTTCTGGCCACCGCCAACTTTGAGTCCCCGGACACTCTGGCGGAAGCCATTAAGGGCTTTACCAACCGCATGAAGCCCATCAAGACCAAAACCGTCATGTGGGCCATTCGGGCCGCCATCACCGGCCGCACCCATGGGGCGGACTTGTCAAAAACCCTCTACATCCTGGGTAAAGAGGTGGTCACACACCGTCTGGAAACCGCCCTGACCCTGACCACCGGTAGCCCTGCCTAA